The Acetivibrio cellulolyticus CD2 genome has a segment encoding these proteins:
- a CDS encoding DUF6602 domain-containing protein yields MDKIDLKKHFLGLQKQMTSRLMANRESIIHPGTKGDASELNWIEWLKAYLPKRYNVGKAFIIDCKGNISDQIDVVIYDQQYSPFVFNQDGAIYIPAESVYAIFEVKQELNKDYIKYAGEKAESVRSLHRTSTNIYHAGGKYEPKQPLKILSGILTLTSSWNPPLGDSFESVIMGLEPSQSLDIGCALKDGAFKVIYDKSISIQKSNNEESLIFFFLNLLMELQKVGTTPAIDIMCYAESLDSI; encoded by the coding sequence GTGGATAAGATTGATTTAAAAAAACACTTTTTAGGATTGCAGAAACAAATGACTTCAAGGTTAATGGCTAATAGGGAGTCTATCATTCATCCAGGAACAAAAGGAGATGCTTCAGAGTTAAATTGGATTGAATGGTTAAAAGCATATTTGCCAAAGAGATATAATGTGGGAAAAGCTTTTATAATAGACTGTAAAGGGAATATTAGTGATCAGATTGATGTCGTTATATACGATCAACAATATTCACCTTTTGTATTTAACCAAGATGGTGCTATCTATATTCCTGCTGAAAGTGTTTATGCAATATTCGAAGTAAAACAGGAACTTAATAAAGACTATATTAAGTATGCTGGAGAAAAAGCAGAAAGTGTTAGATCATTACATAGAACATCGACAAATATATATCATGCAGGAGGTAAATATGAGCCTAAACAGCCATTGAAAATATTATCTGGCATACTTACATTGACAAGTTCATGGAATCCGCCATTAGGGGATAGCTTTGAAAGTGTAATAATGGGTTTGGAACCTAGTCAGTCGCTTGATATTGGGTGCGCCCTTAAAGATGGTGCGTTTAAGGTAATATATGATAAGAGTATATCAATTCAAAAGAGCAACAACGAAGAATCTTTAATTTTTTTCTTTTTAAATCTTTTGATGGAATTACAAAAGGTAGGTACAACTCCAGCTATTGATATAATGTGTTATGCTGAATCACTAGATTCAATATAA
- a CDS encoding SAVED domain-containing protein, whose translation MDIWKNIGNIASIASIISVIPVTLSLFILVTEKRNRQKNLENIRRSNPREKSCVVIIDVGDKDVSMRESVESWMYDQPEFKSYPKENIFHVSYIKIVTESDIDDLLKKIRAVQKKVMSKGTRHIHLFARGPLALSAMLGVEFKNCCPVIFYQRDTTTNKDYINWGPIQRPN comes from the coding sequence ATGGATATATGGAAAAACATTGGTAATATTGCTTCGATTGCATCTATTATTTCTGTAATACCGGTTACCTTGTCATTATTCATTCTTGTAACCGAAAAAAGGAATAGGCAAAAAAACTTAGAGAATATAAGAAGATCCAACCCAAGGGAAAAATCATGCGTAGTGATTATTGATGTTGGTGATAAAGATGTATCAATGCGTGAAAGCGTTGAATCTTGGATGTATGATCAGCCTGAATTCAAGAGCTATCCGAAGGAGAACATATTTCATGTTTCCTACATAAAGATAGTAACTGAAAGTGATATAGATGACCTGCTAAAAAAAATAAGGGCAGTTCAAAAAAAGGTTATGTCTAAAGGCACACGGCATATTCATCTTTTCGCTAGAGGACCGCTTGCCTTATCTGCTATGCTTGGAGTAGAATTTAAGAATTGCTGTCCTGTTATATTTTATCAAAGGGATACTACAACGAATAAGGACTATATAAATTGGGGCCCGATTCAAAGGCCAAATTGA
- the csx7 gene encoding type III CRISPR-associated RAMP protein Csx7, with protein sequence MLFDVFKSREVIKGNIVALKPIHIGVGEDSIDPVQVDSPVLKDSRGLPVIPGSSLKGVLRSRLEAILANPAFEGKWRSCNILDDSRNCYEKISKDGNVKAIKEEIRKSGDNTQKRYRDYAEKIYSMSCDVCKLFGNGHIAAKLQIKDMLCVDTEVNYERRDGVGMDRDTGTASRGAKYGFQIVPAGIRFEFYMIAENLEDEQKKLVELLIKILEEGDISIGGMTSRGLGQIKLIDTDRKNIDAGTIFKHYNLEC encoded by the coding sequence ATGCTTTTTGATGTTTTTAAATCAAGAGAAGTGATAAAGGGTAATATAGTTGCGTTGAAGCCTATTCATATCGGAGTAGGTGAGGATAGTATTGACCCTGTACAGGTTGATTCACCTGTCCTGAAGGACTCAAGGGGGCTTCCTGTAATACCCGGTTCTTCTCTTAAAGGTGTGCTGAGAAGCAGACTTGAGGCTATACTTGCAAACCCGGCTTTTGAAGGCAAATGGAGAAGCTGCAATATACTGGATGACAGTAGAAACTGTTATGAGAAGATTTCAAAGGATGGTAATGTAAAAGCTATAAAGGAAGAGATAAGAAAATCCGGTGACAACACACAGAAAAGGTACCGGGACTATGCAGAAAAAATATATTCAATGAGCTGTGACGTGTGTAAATTATTTGGAAACGGTCATATTGCGGCGAAGTTACAAATAAAGGACATGCTTTGCGTGGATACGGAAGTGAACTATGAACGGCGTGATGGCGTGGGTATGGACCGGGATACCGGTACAGCCAGTAGGGGTGCAAAGTACGGATTTCAGATTGTTCCAGCAGGTATAAGGTTTGAGTTTTATATGATTGCAGAAAACCTTGAAGATGAACAGAAAAAATTAGTAGAACTTTTAATCAAAATACTTGAAGAAGGTGACATATCTATAGGAGGAATGACTTCAAGAGGACTTGGACAGATAAAATTAATAGATACTGACAGAAAAAATATAGACGCGGGTACAATTTTTAAGCATTATAACTTAGAATGCTAG
- a CDS encoding RAMP superfamily CRISPR-associated protein, translated as MTNPISKIYKVRFKLRSPLHISSGNNGDGITKSAKVGIEPFIPASTIKGKIRSNFKSLLPDKCCNNEQSGTSWCECPVCSIFGKAGYQPSRIYIQNLKYNGEKDLDTFGIRSTVAIDRFRRVARDGSLAFTEVIDNGSFEGDLEVYYSGDSINYEKQLIAAIKMIESIGKGKSRGWGFVDVEVTILE; from the coding sequence ATGACGAATCCAATAAGCAAGATTTACAAAGTAAGGTTTAAACTTAGATCACCTTTACATATAAGCTCAGGTAATAACGGTGATGGAATAACGAAGTCTGCCAAGGTAGGGATTGAACCGTTCATTCCTGCATCAACTATAAAAGGTAAAATAAGAAGCAATTTTAAAAGCTTATTGCCGGATAAGTGCTGTAACAATGAACAATCTGGCACTAGCTGGTGTGAATGCCCTGTGTGTTCGATATTTGGAAAAGCTGGATATCAACCATCCAGAATATATATACAAAATTTAAAGTATAACGGAGAGAAGGATCTGGATACTTTCGGTATCAGGTCTACTGTGGCAATAGATAGGTTCAGAAGAGTTGCCAGGGATGGTTCTCTGGCATTTACCGAAGTTATTGATAATGGATCATTTGAAGGTGATTTGGAAGTTTACTATTCTGGAGATTCTATCAATTATGAAAAACAGTTAATAGCTGCTATTAAGATGATTGAATCAATTGGAAAAGGTAAAAGCCGAGGATGGGGCTTTGTTGATGTGGAGGTGACGATTCTTGAGTAA
- a CDS encoding ATP-binding protein, which produces MLFQVLAARYEVRSTIVTSNLEFSKWPDFIGDSIMATALVDRLVHRSTILNMNGEGYRIKDGRK; this is translated from the coding sequence CTGCTTTTTCAGGTACTTGCCGCCAGATACGAGGTAAGAAGCACTATCGTTACAAGTAATCTGGAATTCTCCAAATGGCCTGATTTTATTGGAGACTCAATAATGGCAACCGCCTTAGTGGATAGACTGGTACATAGATCGACCATTCTAAATATGAATGGAGAAGGATATCGAATAAAAGATGGCAGAAAATGA
- the tnpA gene encoding IS66 family insertion sequence element accessory protein TnpA gives MAQRKSETIWKQTILDCKASGLSARQWCEKNNIKLSTYKYWLTRLNKQKNSATDICWAEMKIPEEVIRHPGSASITIRYDNFVLDIHEKTDLQLLATVLKTLRSIC, from the coding sequence ATGGCACAAAGAAAATCCGAGACAATATGGAAGCAGACAATTTTAGATTGTAAAGCCAGTGGCTTATCTGCTAGGCAATGGTGTGAAAAAAATAATATAAAATTGTCAACCTACAAATATTGGCTTACAAGACTCAATAAGCAAAAGAACTCAGCAACAGATATATGCTGGGCAGAAATGAAAATTCCAGAAGAAGTGATAAGGCATCCGGGTTCTGCTTCCATCACAATACGGTATGACAATTTTGTATTGGATATACACGAAAAGACTGATCTTCAGTTGCTAGCAACAGTGTTAAAAACACTGCGTTCAATATGTTAG
- the csx7 gene encoding type III CRISPR-associated RAMP protein Csx7: MFRELVNECKIKFVLKAEGPVLIRSGENMDLDPMLPSVKFVRSFHNNDYNVVIPGSSIKGVFRSRVEKLLNGSCKIVSKNYYDSCSSKIGNLDRNNKYTMKVEDKYKESCNACKLFGNMSIKSRIEFKDAYPEKDTVKLANRYNVGIDRVTGAAKDSALFEPEVLEAGTFEAEIIIKNFFLWQLKVLIQVFEDINEGYVTFGGVTSRGFGRMSANSITFSVREYGAAEPGQFYKEKIMSKDEIEEKLKSVTFSENETGKVKFNNEHIL, translated from the coding sequence ATGTTTAGGGAACTGGTAAATGAGTGTAAAATCAAATTTGTATTAAAAGCCGAAGGACCTGTCTTGATAAGATCTGGAGAGAATATGGATCTTGACCCTATGCTTCCTAGTGTTAAGTTTGTAAGAAGTTTTCATAATAATGATTATAACGTTGTCATACCTGGAAGCAGTATAAAAGGTGTATTCCGGAGCAGAGTGGAAAAGCTTCTGAACGGTAGTTGTAAAATTGTCTCGAAAAATTATTACGACAGTTGTTCATCCAAAATTGGTAATTTAGATAGAAACAATAAATATACAATGAAGGTCGAGGATAAATACAAAGAAAGTTGTAACGCATGCAAGCTGTTCGGAAACATGTCCATTAAGAGCAGGATCGAATTTAAGGATGCCTACCCGGAAAAAGATACTGTCAAACTTGCAAATAGATATAATGTAGGAATAGACAGGGTTACAGGAGCAGCAAAGGATAGTGCTTTGTTTGAACCTGAGGTTTTGGAGGCAGGTACATTTGAAGCAGAAATAATTATTAAGAATTTTTTCCTCTGGCAGTTAAAAGTTTTAATTCAGGTATTTGAGGACATTAATGAAGGATATGTAACATTTGGTGGAGTAACTTCAAGAGGTTTTGGAAGGATGTCCGCTAACAGTATAACTTTTTCTGTTAGGGAATACGGGGCTGCCGAACCAGGGCAATTCTATAAAGAAAAGATAATGAGCAAAGACGAAATAGAGGAGAAGTTAAAAAGTGTTACATTTTCTGAAAATGAAACAGGAAAGGTGAAGTTTAACAATGAGCATATTTTATGA
- a CDS encoding YegS/Rv2252/BmrU family lipid kinase: protein MDQAILVYNPLSGDRSIQQKLDHIISRFQKKGILLQPFRIIDDDHNVLKTVLERNDYKFVVASGGDGTLNHISNLMLKSGIKVPLGIIPSGTCNDFAAILNIPSDLDQNIDIILKGKTVKVDVGLINEENYFLSSCAGGVFVEVSFNTDNELKKNFGPFAYYLKALSEVANMKSVKLTLKTDKETIEEEALMFVIINGRHVAGFSNIVKEADYADGLMDIAVVKNCKHIDLASIFFKVLSNESISNKNVITLKAKSCEISSDRDMVLSVDGEKGPNLPVKVRFIKKALKVFAK, encoded by the coding sequence ATGGATCAGGCTATTTTAGTTTACAATCCCTTATCGGGAGATAGGAGTATTCAGCAAAAATTAGATCATATAATCAGCAGGTTCCAAAAAAAAGGTATATTGCTTCAGCCATTTAGAATTATCGATGATGATCACAATGTACTAAAAACTGTTTTGGAACGAAATGATTATAAGTTTGTTGTTGCATCAGGGGGAGACGGCACCTTGAACCATATAAGCAATCTTATGCTAAAATCAGGTATTAAAGTTCCTTTGGGTATAATACCATCAGGAACCTGCAATGATTTTGCCGCAATACTCAATATTCCTTCCGATTTGGACCAAAATATTGATATTATCCTGAAAGGGAAAACTGTTAAAGTTGATGTGGGGTTAATTAATGAGGAAAACTATTTTTTAAGTTCATGTGCTGGTGGAGTGTTTGTTGAGGTGTCATTTAACACTGATAATGAGCTGAAGAAGAATTTTGGCCCCTTTGCATACTACCTGAAAGCCCTTAGCGAAGTCGCAAATATGAAGTCTGTAAAATTGACTTTAAAGACTGACAAAGAGACAATTGAAGAAGAGGCCCTTATGTTTGTAATAATAAACGGAAGACATGTAGCCGGCTTCAGCAATATTGTTAAGGAAGCTGATTATGCCGATGGGCTTATGGATATAGCTGTTGTAAAGAATTGTAAGCATATTGATTTGGCAAGTATATTCTTTAAAGTTCTAAGCAATGAATCGATTAGCAATAAAAATGTAATTACACTAAAAGCAAAGTCTTGTGAAATTTCATCTGATAGGGACATGGTTTTAAGTGTTGACGGTGAAAAGGGACCTAACTTACCAGTCAAGGTAAGATTTATTAAAAAAGCATTAAAAGTTTTTGCAAAATAA
- the cas6 gene encoding CRISPR system precrRNA processing endoribonuclease RAMP protein Cas6, which translates to MPAYLGSTLRGAIGRELKKLSCMSPKQADCRKCANTHLCCYTKVFSSVTNEHDGWGKATNALPNPFIIEPPMDCKRDYYAGENLCFNLIFIGDGISYLPYFIFAVNGMAVNGLGVSRKKFALEGVERFDTGESIFINGVFDHTAVKLTKWEDKTYEGKVDEVSVKFLTPFRFRLDGKMYDSLNFEIFLRNILRRMSMLASCYCGGEWQINYKDLLEKSRTIAVKRLNTEWHDWERYSSRIQGKVKMGGIVGEVVFKGKLSPFLPYINIGSALHIGKGCTMGLGKYEYKT; encoded by the coding sequence TTGCCCGCTTATTTAGGCTCTACCCTGAGGGGAGCCATAGGCAGGGAGTTAAAAAAGCTTTCTTGTATGTCTCCTAAACAGGCCGATTGCAGGAAATGTGCAAACACACATCTATGCTGCTACACAAAAGTGTTTTCAAGTGTTACAAATGAACACGATGGGTGGGGAAAAGCGACAAATGCCCTTCCAAACCCTTTCATAATTGAGCCGCCTATGGATTGCAAAAGAGATTATTATGCTGGGGAAAATCTATGCTTCAATCTGATTTTTATAGGAGATGGTATTTCATATTTACCGTATTTTATTTTTGCAGTAAATGGGATGGCTGTTAATGGCCTTGGAGTCAGTAGGAAAAAGTTTGCACTTGAAGGGGTTGAAAGGTTTGATACTGGTGAAAGCATTTTTATAAACGGAGTATTTGATCATACTGCTGTGAAGTTAACAAAATGGGAAGACAAAACATATGAAGGTAAGGTGGATGAGGTATCTGTGAAATTCCTTACTCCATTTAGGTTCAGACTTGATGGAAAGATGTATGATAGTCTAAACTTTGAAATATTTTTAAGAAATATTTTAAGAAGGATGTCCATGCTTGCTTCCTGTTACTGCGGTGGTGAATGGCAAATTAACTATAAGGATTTGTTGGAAAAGTCAAGAACTATTGCAGTTAAGAGGTTAAATACAGAATGGCACGATTGGGAAAGGTATTCAAGCCGTATTCAAGGGAAAGTTAAAATGGGTGGAATTGTAGGCGAAGTAGTATTTAAGGGAAAGTTATCACCTTTTTTGCCTTATATAAATATTGGGAGTGCACTACATATAGGTAAGGGATGCACTATGGGGCTTGGAAAATATGAGTACAAGACATAG
- the tnpB gene encoding IS66 family insertion sequence element accessory protein TnpB (TnpB, as the term is used for proteins encoded by IS66 family insertion elements, is considered an accessory protein, since TnpC, encoded by a neighboring gene, is a DDE family transposase.): protein MLGGFTQGAEHIYIACNSTDFRKQIDGLVAIVNLQFKLDPFSDSCAFIFCNKRKTAIKVLRYDKNGFILASKKLLEGMKFQWPKSPSEVKRLHYSRWNGSFRDLI from the coding sequence ATGTTAGGCGGATTTACCCAGGGAGCTGAACATATCTACATAGCCTGTAATTCCACAGATTTTCGGAAGCAGATTGATGGATTGGTGGCGATTGTGAATCTACAGTTTAAACTCGATCCATTTTCAGACAGCTGCGCTTTCATCTTCTGCAATAAAAGAAAAACAGCTATTAAAGTTTTGAGATATGATAAAAATGGGTTTATCCTTGCCAGCAAGAAGCTTTTGGAAGGAATGAAGTTTCAATGGCCCAAGAGCCCGTCGGAAGTAAAGAGATTACATTACAGCAGATGGAATGGCTCTTTCAGAGACTTAATATAG
- a CDS encoding Cas10/Cmr2 second palm domain-containing protein encodes MRMFHWKAFIENNINYIQHELPDDRIEWVDKITGTKFYLTHQEYNEYLSLIQKKVDLKNADMIVEYLNTEGVQNLLPYYDGRTEPKITLRDAAWLFVLFSYLYNGNGNADIYSLREESYKAFFGGTRDKFPEAWKALEIVTQCSDCLDKSVYIKILKGGPYKIKKYYLENNDLKDIRGASTLLTYVGEEKIPEIIGKRFIEECLIYSGGGNVFAVLPSWADENIYLELERTFHQYTMGAQNAFYLSEEIKLEDLLINYKSTMYEIEERLLEREKHKIYITIRPKSEFFNDGFFYVEDEKIEFENVSISPGGKCKLCAVREAEYLIKSFEGITACGSCMHKHLTGAIMKKGILKKYKQITGKDIKWAQKSIDDLKDNKGYVSVIYADGNNMGAIVRDIENLADMMFFSRRTSQIAQKALFKSLYEFYPDKFEVVAIGGDDIFVIVPGKDSIEFTARMIQTFNNEFKNLSSEENEQRYSATLSAGICIGKYKTPIRLMVEQAEEKMKNAKNLVRTDKACCNGSLDFVVINDIGQTANQDMSDKGNCGEVKYSLLPYNLERAMDMVNLVKELKNKRVKSSLNGLLRAFEKAESKLEMQLFYSYNQVRNKNNINNNIKSITGLKFENGILVSSLEDGRSFSPWRDILEMWDFCGGEN; translated from the coding sequence ATGAGAATGTTTCATTGGAAAGCCTTTATCGAAAATAACATTAACTATATTCAGCATGAATTACCTGATGACAGAATTGAATGGGTTGATAAAATAACAGGTACCAAGTTCTATTTAACACATCAAGAATATAATGAATATCTTTCACTAATTCAAAAAAAAGTTGACTTAAAAAATGCAGATATGATTGTTGAATATCTTAATACAGAAGGAGTTCAAAATTTACTTCCGTATTATGATGGAAGAACTGAGCCGAAGATTACTTTGAGAGATGCGGCATGGCTTTTTGTTTTATTTTCTTATCTCTACAATGGAAATGGCAATGCCGATATTTACTCCTTAAGAGAAGAAAGTTACAAAGCATTCTTTGGTGGTACCAGGGATAAGTTCCCTGAAGCATGGAAAGCACTTGAAATTGTAACACAATGTAGTGACTGCCTTGATAAATCGGTTTATATAAAAATATTAAAGGGTGGTCCATATAAAATAAAAAAATATTATCTTGAAAATAATGATTTGAAAGATATTAGAGGAGCCAGTACACTTCTAACCTATGTTGGAGAGGAAAAGATACCTGAGATAATTGGAAAACGTTTTATAGAGGAATGCCTTATTTATTCCGGTGGTGGGAATGTATTTGCTGTTTTACCAAGTTGGGCTGACGAAAACATTTATCTTGAACTTGAAAGAACTTTTCATCAGTATACAATGGGTGCTCAAAATGCATTTTATTTAAGTGAAGAAATAAAACTGGAAGATTTACTTATTAATTATAAAAGCACAATGTATGAGATTGAAGAAAGGCTTTTAGAAAGGGAAAAACATAAAATTTATATTACAATTCGCCCCAAAAGTGAGTTTTTTAATGACGGATTTTTTTATGTTGAAGATGAAAAGATTGAATTTGAAAATGTTAGTATATCACCAGGAGGAAAATGCAAACTTTGTGCAGTGAGAGAGGCAGAGTACTTAATAAAATCATTTGAAGGCATAACTGCTTGTGGAAGCTGTATGCACAAGCATCTTACTGGTGCGATAATGAAAAAGGGGATTTTAAAGAAATATAAACAGATTACAGGTAAAGATATAAAATGGGCTCAAAAATCCATTGATGATTTAAAGGATAATAAAGGTTACGTATCGGTAATATATGCCGATGGTAACAATATGGGGGCTATTGTCAGGGATATTGAAAATTTGGCAGATATGATGTTCTTTAGTAGAAGGACTTCTCAGATTGCACAAAAAGCATTATTTAAATCGTTATATGAATTCTACCCAGATAAATTTGAGGTTGTTGCTATTGGAGGGGACGATATTTTTGTAATAGTTCCTGGAAAAGATTCTATCGAATTTACGGCGAGAATGATCCAAACTTTCAACAATGAGTTTAAAAACTTATCGTCAGAGGAAAATGAGCAGAGGTATTCAGCAACCCTATCTGCTGGTATTTGTATTGGAAAATACAAGACTCCAATTCGATTAATGGTGGAGCAAGCTGAAGAAAAAATGAAGAATGCCAAAAATCTTGTAAGAACTGATAAAGCCTGCTGTAACGGAAGTCTTGATTTTGTGGTCATTAACGATATAGGACAGACAGCAAATCAGGATATGTCTGACAAGGGCAATTGTGGCGAAGTAAAATATTCCTTACTACCATATAACTTGGAGCGGGCTATGGATATGGTTAATCTAGTAAAGGAACTAAAAAATAAAAGAGTTAAAAGTAGTTTGAATGGCCTTTTACGGGCATTTGAGAAAGCCGAGTCAAAGTTGGAGATGCAGCTCTTTTATAGCTACAATCAAGTAAGAAACAAAAACAATATCAATAATAATATAAAGTCAATAACTGGACTTAAGTTTGAAAATGGCATATTAGTATCTTCTTTAGAAGATGGCAGATCATTTTCTCCATGGAGGGATATTCTTGAAATGTGGGACTTTTGTGGGGGTGAAAATTAA
- a CDS encoding RAMP superfamily CRISPR-associated protein: protein MSIFYDFVDILGPSPFDTEKTEREYTGKLVLEMETLSPVFVGSGFEKSENEILYKSFIRFLDKPVIPGSSIKGMLRTICQAVSYSCIDVGKRIKKDLPYKSDNCNCIVCNTFGKMKLRSRVNIGDFVLEKGEQDIIRIPIQMNPHIENKDIYYSQDGKLRGIKFYRHGDYRILENTKIAVETVTKGGVFTGEIIFHGLLKQQLELLCYALGLDESFQPKVGGNKSGFFGSCVFKVKRAVLDSEDFDPSMYAKSYGASDTRIEQNKKKLCEILSFDNRILSLWG from the coding sequence ATGAGCATATTTTATGATTTTGTAGATATACTTGGGCCTTCACCATTTGATACAGAAAAAACTGAAAGAGAATATACTGGTAAGCTAGTTCTTGAGATGGAAACCCTTTCACCGGTGTTTGTCGGGTCCGGTTTTGAAAAGTCGGAGAATGAAATTTTATATAAAAGTTTTATTCGTTTTTTAGATAAACCAGTTATTCCCGGCAGCTCGATAAAAGGTATGCTCAGAACTATATGCCAGGCTGTCTCGTACAGTTGTATAGATGTGGGTAAAAGAATAAAAAAAGATTTACCGTATAAATCCGATAACTGCAATTGTATTGTATGCAATACCTTCGGGAAAATGAAACTTAGAAGTCGAGTGAACATTGGTGATTTTGTACTTGAAAAAGGAGAGCAGGACATAATAAGGATACCTATTCAAATGAATCCACATATAGAAAATAAGGATATCTATTACTCTCAAGATGGAAAGCTGAGAGGTATCAAGTTTTACAGACATGGAGATTACAGAATACTTGAAAATACTAAAATAGCTGTTGAGACCGTAACCAAAGGCGGAGTATTTACAGGAGAGATAATATTTCATGGCCTTCTAAAACAGCAGCTTGAGCTTTTATGTTATGCACTTGGGTTGGATGAAAGTTTTCAGCCAAAGGTAGGAGGCAATAAATCAGGCTTTTTCGGAAGCTGCGTTTTTAAAGTCAAGAGGGCTGTATTGGACAGTGAAGATTTTGATCCTTCAATGTATGCAAAGAGTTATGGAGCTAGTGATACAAGGATAGAACAAAATAAGAAAAAGCTTTGTGAAATACTTAGCTTTGATAATAGGATATTATCATTATGGGGTTGA